A region of the Tissierellales bacterium genome:
ATGCTATAATGATTTTGGTAAATTTTATATGAAATATGCCAAAATAATCCAATTCTTTGCAACTTCATCACCATACATATTATAATCAGAAAAGGGGAAATACATATGAAAATATTAAATGACACTATCAAAAACATAGAGCCACTCAGCGAAGAATTTAAAATATTAGCAAAAAAAAGATTGGATATTCAAATCAAGCCTCTAAATAGTTTAGGCAAATTAGAACATATTGCAATCCAATTGAGCGGTATATTTCAAAAACAATTTGTAGATATAGATAAAAAAATAATACTAGCATTTGGTGCTGATCATGG
Encoded here:
- a CDS encoding nicotinate-nucleotide--dimethylbenzimidazole phosphoribosyltransferase, whose translation is MKILNDTIKNIEPLSEEFKILAKKRLDIQIKPLNSLGKLEHIAIQLSGIFQKQFVDIDKKIILAFGADHGVFYENVSPCKRNVTKLQFSNFVTGGNGVRTISSFTNSDVWAIDVGIDTDEIIDGCFDEKIRK